The following are encoded together in the Longimicrobium sp. genome:
- a CDS encoding dihydrofolate reductase family protein, whose product MRKLKVIEHISLDGVMQVSDDDGTFPYSDWTAPYRTPAGRDQLLAAHGEEFDLLLGRRTYDSWSGFWPTAPSSPFGDRLNAATKYVATHRPESLQWGPFEAVGPDLVEDVRRIKSQDGPDLVLSGSSTLTSTILEHGLAEEVVLVVYPALLGTGKRFFAEGTPARKFEFVSTKALPTGALLSHYKVLGPLKDG is encoded by the coding sequence ATGAGAAAGCTCAAGGTCATCGAACACATCTCGCTGGACGGTGTGATGCAGGTTTCCGACGACGACGGCACCTTTCCGTACTCCGACTGGACGGCGCCCTACCGCACCCCCGCCGGCCGGGACCAGTTGCTCGCCGCGCATGGCGAGGAGTTCGATCTGCTCCTCGGCCGGCGCACCTACGACAGCTGGTCGGGCTTCTGGCCGACGGCGCCGAGCAGTCCGTTCGGAGACCGCCTCAACGCGGCGACCAAGTACGTCGCCACGCATCGTCCGGAGAGCCTGCAGTGGGGCCCGTTCGAGGCCGTGGGGCCGGACCTCGTCGAGGACGTTCGCCGCATCAAGTCGCAGGACGGCCCGGATCTCGTCCTCTCGGGCAGCTCCACGCTGACGTCCACCATTCTCGAGCACGGGCTCGCGGAAGAGGTCGTGCTGGTCGTCTATCCCGCCCTGCTGGGCACGGGGAAGCGCTTCTTCGCGGAGGGTACCCCGGCGCGCAAGTTCGAGTTCGTCAGCACGAAGGCGCTGCCGACCGGCGCCCTCCTCAGCCATTACAAGGTCCTGGGGCCGTTGAAGGACGGGTAG
- a CDS encoding DUF899 domain-containing protein, translating into MLTLNTEPGPRIVSREEWRAARLELLAKEKEATRARDALNAERRTLPMVEIDKEYVFECPSGDRLSLRDLFGEHRQLIVYHFMFDPDEDEGCPGCSHLADNVGHLAHLHARDTSLVFVSRAPMSKILPFKERMGWTVPWVSSFGSDFNYDFHVTLDESVAPVEYNFRDADALRAAGENYHLKGEQPGLSVFVRDGDRVFHSYSTYGRGLDAILSTYQLLDLTPGGRMEGWDGMPDLNGEGMGWLRHHDRYDGVAAGGAAAQPAVAATAGAAGESCCGS; encoded by the coding sequence ATGCTGACCCTGAACACGGAACCCGGCCCGCGCATCGTATCGCGCGAGGAGTGGCGCGCCGCGCGCCTGGAGCTCCTGGCCAAGGAAAAGGAGGCGACCCGCGCCCGCGACGCGCTGAACGCCGAGCGCCGCACGCTCCCGATGGTGGAAATCGACAAGGAGTACGTCTTCGAGTGCCCAAGTGGCGACCGGCTGAGCCTGCGCGACCTCTTCGGCGAGCACCGGCAGCTCATCGTCTACCACTTCATGTTCGATCCGGACGAGGACGAGGGGTGCCCCGGCTGCTCGCACCTGGCGGACAACGTCGGGCACCTGGCGCACCTCCACGCGCGCGACACGTCGCTCGTCTTCGTCTCCCGCGCGCCGATGTCGAAGATCCTGCCGTTCAAGGAGCGCATGGGGTGGACGGTGCCCTGGGTCTCCTCGTTCGGCAGCGACTTCAACTACGACTTCCACGTCACCCTGGACGAGTCAGTCGCCCCCGTCGAGTACAACTTCCGCGACGCCGACGCGCTTCGGGCCGCGGGCGAGAACTACCACCTCAAGGGCGAGCAGCCCGGCCTCAGCGTCTTCGTGCGCGACGGCGACCGCGTCTTTCACAGCTACTCCACCTACGGCCGTGGCCTGGACGCGATCCTCTCCACCTACCAGCTCCTCGACCTCACCCCGGGCGGCCGGATGGAGGGGTGGGACGGGATGCCGGACCTGAACGGCGAGGGTATGGGCTGGCTCCGCCACCACGACCGGTATGATGGAGTTGCGGCCGGGGGTGCGGCCGCGCAGCCGGCGGTTGCGGCGACGGCGGGGGCGGCGGGGGAGAGCTGCTGCGGGTCGTGA